The genomic window CCTCTGGAATTTCAAAATGGCCAAACCGAAGCTTTGAGCGATATTCCTGCCAAATTGGAAATCTATTAATAGAATCCAAAGAAAGTGGGCAAGTGACATCTAGAAAAGCGATATTCTTTCTATACGGGATAAATCCGGGAAACATCTCAACTGGATAAGCCTCACCAGTCAATACCTGACCAACTGCCATAAATTTCTGATAACGTTCATTGGTTTTCAATTTCTTTTTAGGCGCGTAATAAATCAACCAATCTCCCGCCTTCATTCTATTTAACGGTGCACCTTTTCCATGGCAGAGCTGGGCAAACCCACCAACAATACCTATTTCTACATGTTCCTTTGAGGCAACACCTATCCAATAGTTCATTTCATTCTCTACACTGCAACATTTTCTCTAAAAGTCATACCGGAAATTACTGTCGCCTGATCAAAACCAATCTCATAAACCTGTAATTGTTCGGCACCAGATTCAATGATTTCTGCATAAAACGGCATTTTAGCGACCCATGCTTCAGCCAGATCCTGTAAAGATTGCTCACTCGGCTTAGCGATCCCTTTCAACACACGAACATGGTCACTTTCATCCCCTTTGATTACGGTAGTAAACGAGACTTTTGGATTTTTTTGAAGCTCCGCTACCTTTTCATTTCCTTTGAAGGTTGAAAAGTAAACAACCTTTCGTTCTGGGTCATAAAGGAAGTTGACAATCCTTACATTTGGCTGTCCCTCTACACTTGTTGCTAACGCGATTTCCTGTTGCTGGGCCATCATTTCTTTAAACATATTTTCTGCATTCATTCTTATTCCTCCTACTAATGTAATTGCCTGTTACAAGATAATCTTATCAAAAGAACCTTGACAACTATTTGTCAGGGTTCTATGCTTTTAATAAAGAAATATCATTTTTTAGGATAAATCGTTTCATTACATAATAAGACCACTACACGAAAGGAGAACCTAGATGAAAAGTGAACGGCTATTGGCTATCACGATGATGCTTTTAGAACAAGAACAAATCAGCGCACCTAAACTCGCTGAACTATTTGAAGTCTCTGTTCGCACCATTTACAGAGATATCGAGTCGCTGAGTCAGGCGGGGATTCCGGTTGTTGCCTTTCCCGGAAGTAAAGGCGGTATTCGAATCATGGAAAATTATAAAATCGATCAACGGTTCTTCACAACCTCTGATTTAATTTCTCTTTTGACCAGTCTTAACAGCATGCATAAGCACATGAACAGCAAGCAAACTGCATACACTATAGAAAAGTTGAAAGCTCTAGTTCCAAAGAAAATGGAAAAAGAAGTCGCATTAAAAACGGATCAACTGATCATTGATCTCTCTCCTTGGATTCAAAACGGACAAGCTGGTGCTTCTATCGACTTGATCCAACAGGCACTTGATAATCAAAATGCTTTGTCTATCGACTATGAAAATCGAGCGGGCCAATATTCCAGTCGAGTGATCGAACCCTATCGGCTGATTTTAAAGGAAAGCAGCTGGTATACCCAAGCCTTTTGTTTAGAAAAACAAGAATTCCGGATTTTCAAAATATCCAGAATGAAGAACATCCAACAAACCAATCACCTCTCTGACCAACGAACACCTCCTCCAGTTACTTTTGGGAGAGATACCAGTGGGAGAACAGCATTTATCACCCTGTCATTGGAAGTCGATTACTCTGTGAAGGATCAGCTATCTGAGCGGTTCAATGATTTAGCGTTTATTCCACAAAAACATTCGGATCGTTACCTTGTTGAATTTCCTTACTTCATTCCTGATGAATTTGGCTATCATCTTCTTTTGGGATTTGGCACTCGCTGCAAATGCTTGGCACCTGACACTATCCGCGAAGAGCTGGTCAAAAGATTGAAAGAAATGCTAGATTTTTACGAAGTATAGGATACTGAGACTCGAAAATCAGCTTCCAGTTTAACGACTGATTGGTTGATTTTTTCTTCATGTAAAAATCTCCTCTATATTTTCAGTTTAATTATTCGTATAATAAATGAATAGGAGTTAGCAAGAAAAAACAGATGGTTGACATTTAAGGAGGGAAAGATATGAGAGAACCATTACAATTTGGAACACGAGAAGCGTTTAGAAGCTGGCTGGCCGACAATAGCCAAACCAGTGAAGGTGTTTGGTTGTTATTTGGAAAATCCAAGGAAGTTGTAACGCTCAAAGCCGGAGAAGCTTTAGAAGAAGCGCTTTGCTTTGGCTGGATTGATGGGTTGATGAAAAAGGTCGACGAGCATTCGTACATCAAATATTTCGCTGCTCGAAGAAAAGACAGCAAATGGTCTGTGAAAAACAAATCGCTTGTTGAGAAGCTGGAAAAAAATGGACAAATGACCGATTTAGGTCGAGCAAAGGTAACCGAAGCAAAGAAAAATGGGCAATGGGATAATGCGACCAAGCCCTCAGATATTACTAATGAGCAGATTGCCACTGTAGCTGACCTGCTTTTGGAAAATGAGCTAGCACATACCAATTTTCAAGCCATGTCTCCCTCTGTCAGAAAAACCTATACTCGAGCCTATCTTGATGCGAAAACAGATGCTGGTCGAGCAAAACGTCTGACTTGGATGATCGATCGTTTGGAAAAGAATCTAAAACCAATGTAACCTTTATAGAGAAAAAAGAACGACGCTTCTCCAGTGACAAAAGAGTCTGACTTTTAAAGGTCAGCTCAATCCTACTGCGAAGCTCCGTTCTTTTTTGTTAGATGGTTCCGTGCTCAAAACAGTCTATCTCACAGCCCCAACTGTTTTGTCATTACAGCAGTGTTTTCCTCCCCATAATCCCCACTTCCATATAGTGAAACAAAATCCGGTAGCAAAAACTCAAACATTGCTTTCTCGGACTGTTTAAATCCAGCTTTTTCATAAGAACGGATGGCCCTCTTATTTTTAGCTGACGGTGCAATAATCAGCTTTTTAATACTCAATGTTTCATTCAAGTATTCACCAAGCAACATCAACGCCTCCGTACCGTAGCCCTTTCCACAATTGGCCTCACTATTCATCCAAATATCCAGCTCTGCAAATGAGGGCTTCAAATGAAACGCAGAATAACTGATAAATCCGACAGGTACACCTTGAGCTATAATCATGTAGCCTCTGCCTTCGTTAGGCTTCTCACCAGTAAAATAATACTCTTCGTAATATTCTGCGCAAAATTCTTCATAGGTTGCTATTGTTTTTTCAGGATAATCCGGTGGCCCGGAATGAGCCCTTGTTGTTTCCGATTGAAAACACCAGTCATAGACGTCCTGCCTATCTGCCAAGGTTGCTGGAACCAGTCTGATCCTCTTTCCCTTTATCATTTTTTCTCTCCTTTCATTTACCAACATATGACCTCGAACATGGATCCGAACAGCTCATTCGACAACAAACTTCTGCTCTTACATATTTCATGTTATTCCGATCCTCGAGACAGGAAATATTTTGTTTCTCTTCTTTTCATTCATTATATCAAAAAAGCACTGCTGGATACTGCCTATCCGCTACAATGCTTTCTCTTTATTGACGTAACTTACTTCGGTAATTCTTTGATAGTTATTCATCCTTTAATAGTAGCCAGAATAACTGTTTTGTTGAGCGGCTAAGCCAAAGGTCTCTGCAAATAGTTTTGCTTTGGCATCAAATTCTATCTTTTTCTTTTCCAATTCCAATCTGGAAAGTGTACTCGTTTCTTTGATTACTTTTTTTGAGTTTTCAATAATTTCTTTCATATTCATTCCTCCTCATATCAAGAATAGGCTTCTTCTGACAATCTTTTTCCCATCCAAAAAAAATTGATATCATGCTTTTTGAACGGAAAAAGTAAAATACGGTAATCCCGTTTCATATAAAAAATACTGGCGTTTTTTCTCCCTGTTAAAATGATGACGGAATGCCCTTGTTCCATTGCATACGCTTCGCAATGATCCAATAACTGATTACCAACTCGTTTTCCTTGAAATTCAGGCGCTACTGCAACCTGACGAACTCTTGCAAAATTGAATGGATAAAGCTGAATAGAGGCCGTACCAATCACTTTTCCATCTTCGACAGCTACATAGGTTGTCCATTTTTTCTCTTGTTTCCTATTGATCTTGCTTCCCAACACCTGCTTACGAAGAGTCATTGCTTCATATGCATTCGGGCTGGATTCTTTTGCTAGTTGAATATTCATCCTCAGACCTCCATCCTTTGTATAGGGGCACACCACTTTTTCAGCAGCTCTTTTTACTCACGCTTACCAGTTATCCCACTCACTGTCTTCTCGTTTGTCAAAATGGTCAGAGCAATTATTCTTTTCTTTGCTGCCATCTGAATAGAACCCTTCGAAATCCTTACGATTAAAACCACCGCGACGATCAAACTGACGGCGCATAGCATGCTTCATTTCTCTCATCTCTCTTTTGAATTCTCTCCGTTCCTGTGCAGACATACTGTGATAGTCCTTGCCGGCGAATTCTTTCATGAACTGCTCACGGAAATCCTTCATTGATCCCAGCATTTCAAAAGGCAACTTAGGAAAATCAGAAAACTCGCAGAAATCTTCTCCCCAACCATTTTGTATCTTGTTCAACAGTTGATTCAACTCTGCTTGCTCTTCATCCGATAAACCAGCAAAAAATTCTTCTGAACGATCTTGCTTTTGTTTCATAGGGCTTGCTTTCGCACGGCCTTTTTCCGTGATAAACACTTGTTTGATTCGTTTATCATTCGGATCTTCTCGACGCTCGATTTCACCACGTTGCGCTAGTTTATTTAAAATTTCTGTCAACGAGCTAGGACGAATATCTAATAGCTCGGCCAAGACACCTTGAGTCATTCCATCTTCTTCAAGTAAAAGGTCCAATACCAGCTGTTGCGTAGGAGCTTTTTTCTTTAGCATCGCAGTATTGATCAATCGACTCCCTGCTGTTCCTACAATCGATAAATTTTTCAATAGCTCTTTCGTATAGTCGCTCATGATTGTTCCTACTTTCTCTATTTTTTTGCTTATTTACTCACTCCATTACTTAGGTACCTAAACTTTATATTCGAATTATAATTCGGTACCTAACTATTGTCAATAGAAATGAATAAAAAAAGTTTGTGTTTAACTTTTCTTATACTTTTTAAACAAAAAAAGACAGCAAAAAAGCGAGGTTGGGACAGAAGTGTTAAGCTTCAAGCAATAAGATGGAATTCACGAAAATTGCTTCACAAATTTTTGCTGAATTTCAGCTTATTGTCGAAGAAGTTGCTTCTGTTCCACCGTTTATTCGGGTTTAGATACAGAACAAGCGTAGGACTTGAGTTATGTCCCACGCTCACTATTCTCCTATTTCCCTAAAGACAAACGGATTTTATTTTTGATTTGCTCAGCAGTCAGTCCGTATGCTTTCTGAAGATACTCCGGCGTTCCAACTTGTCCAAATTGTTCATCTACGCCAATGCGCAACAATGGAATAGCGAAGTTCTCTTCTGCCAACACTTCAGCAACTGCACTACCTAAACCACCTGTAATCGAGTGATTTTCAATTGTCACGATGCTTCTTTTATTCTGTCCTTCTTCAATAATCAGCTGTCGGTCAAGCGGTTTGATCGTAAACATATCGATCACTTCACAGCTGATCCCCTCTTCTCCTAATTCTTCTGAAACTGTCAGTGCTTCTGAAACCAGCTGACCTGCTGCCAGAATCAAAACATCGTCTCCTTTTGTTAGGATATTTCCTTTTCCGAGCTGGAATGTTGTTCCTTCTGCATAGATATTCTGAACACTTTTCCTGTTTCCTCTCACGTAATGAATCCCTTGATGCTTACTGAATTCTTTGATGATCCACTTCATTTGAACGGCATCTGCTGCATCACAGACCACAGAATTAGGAATCGCTCGAAGCAGCGCCACGTCCTCCCAAGTCGTATGTGTCCCTCCGTTATGTCCGACAGCAAATCCAGGGTCCGAGCCATAAATATTTATCGTATTTTTTGAATAACCACCGGATAAAAACAGCTGATCAAACACTCGTCTGGTCGCAAATGGGCCAAAAGTATGAACAAAAGGGGTGTAACCAGCCAAGTTTAACCCGGCGGCAACTCCGACCATATTGGCCTCTGCGATCCCAACATTGATAAACCGCTTCGGATCAGCAGCAGCCAGCTTGTTCCAGCCGCTGGCTGCACCTAGATCTGCTTCTAATGCCACGACACGTTCATTTTCAGCCATCAGCTCCTCGATTGCTGAAACAACACAACCACGCAGCTCCGGTCCCATTTCTCTTTTTTCGTCTAGCTCAACCATTCCTTGTCATCTCCTTGATCTCCTCTTCCAGCTTAACCAGTGCTTTCTCAGCAGCTTGATTGACTTCTTCAGTGTTGAATTTCACAGAATGATTATCTGCCATCTGTTCGAAATACGGGATTCCTTGCCCTTTAGTGGCGTCCAAAATAATACAAACCGCTTGATTTGACATCAATTTACACTGTTGGATTGCCTGATTGATTGCTGATAAACTATCACCTTTGACTTTTTCTACGTGAAAACCAAAAGCCTTCATTTTCTCTGCTATGTCAAATGGATTCAATATATCCAGTGTTTTACCATCTAGCTGCTTTTTATTTTCATCAATGACTACCAGACAATTATCGAGTCTTGCGTGTGCGATATATTGAAACGCCTCCCAACACTGCCCTTCGTTCAACTCACCATCACCAACAATTAAATAAACATAATTGTTTTTCTGCGACAACTTTAAACCTGTAGCAATTCCAGCTGCTACAGAAGTTCCTTGTCCTAGCGAACCTGTTGTGGCATCAACACCCGGCGTTTTATTCCTGTCCGGATGAGAAGGTAAACTCGTCCCGCCTTCGTTAAGCGTTCGTAAATGAGCCCGATCAAAATATCCAGTATTAGCCAATGCACTATATAAAGCAACTCCGGCATGCCCCTTTGAGAGTACCAATCGATCTCGTTCCTCCCATAAAGGATTATTGGGATCAATAGCCATCTGTTTTCCATATAGCACTGCCAGCAATTCGACAATCGACAACGATCCGCCTAAATGCCCTTGTCCCATATGCTTGATAGATGCTAAGGTATCATATCTGATTTTTTTTGCTAGTAAATCCAGCTGTTGCCATTCCATTTCTGCCATCACACCTGTTGTCATTTTTGTACTCCTTCTCATACATTAT from Enterococcus sp. 9E7_DIV0242 includes these protein-coding regions:
- a CDS encoding transketolase family protein; amino-acid sequence: MVELDEKREMGPELRGCVVSAIEELMAENERVVALEADLGAASGWNKLAAADPKRFINVGIAEANMVGVAAGLNLAGYTPFVHTFGPFATRRVFDQLFLSGGYSKNTINIYGSDPGFAVGHNGGTHTTWEDVALLRAIPNSVVCDAADAVQMKWIIKEFSKHQGIHYVRGNRKSVQNIYAEGTTFQLGKGNILTKGDDVLILAAGQLVSEALTVSEELGEEGISCEVIDMFTIKPLDRQLIIEEGQNKRSIVTIENHSITGGLGSAVAEVLAEENFAIPLLRIGVDEQFGQVGTPEYLQKAYGLTAEQIKNKIRLSLGK
- a CDS encoding YdeI/OmpD-associated family protein; the encoded protein is MREPLQFGTREAFRSWLADNSQTSEGVWLLFGKSKEVVTLKAGEALEEALCFGWIDGLMKKVDEHSYIKYFAARRKDSKWSVKNKSLVEKLEKNGQMTDLGRAKVTEAKKNGQWDNATKPSDITNEQIATVADLLLENELAHTNFQAMSPSVRKTYTRAYLDAKTDAGRAKRLTWMIDRLEKNLKPM
- a CDS encoding transketolase produces the protein MAEMEWQQLDLLAKKIRYDTLASIKHMGQGHLGGSLSIVELLAVLYGKQMAIDPNNPLWEERDRLVLSKGHAGVALYSALANTGYFDRAHLRTLNEGGTSLPSHPDRNKTPGVDATTGSLGQGTSVAAGIATGLKLSQKNNYVYLIVGDGELNEGQCWEAFQYIAHARLDNCLVVIDENKKQLDGKTLDILNPFDIAEKMKAFGFHVEKVKGDSLSAINQAIQQCKLMSNQAVCIILDATKGQGIPYFEQMADNHSVKFNTEEVNQAAEKALVKLEEEIKEMTRNG
- a CDS encoding helix-turn-helix transcriptional regulator yields the protein MKSERLLAITMMLLEQEQISAPKLAELFEVSVRTIYRDIESLSQAGIPVVAFPGSKGGIRIMENYKIDQRFFTTSDLISLLTSLNSMHKHMNSKQTAYTIEKLKALVPKKMEKEVALKTDQLIIDLSPWIQNGQAGASIDLIQQALDNQNALSIDYENRAGQYSSRVIEPYRLILKESSWYTQAFCLEKQEFRIFKISRMKNIQQTNHLSDQRTPPPVTFGRDTSGRTAFITLSLEVDYSVKDQLSERFNDLAFIPQKHSDRYLVEFPYFIPDEFGYHLLLGFGTRCKCLAPDTIREELVKRLKEMLDFYEV
- a CDS encoding GNAT family N-acetyltransferase, with the translated sequence MIKGKRIRLVPATLADRQDVYDWCFQSETTRAHSGPPDYPEKTIATYEEFCAEYYEEYYFTGEKPNEGRGYMIIAQGVPVGFISYSAFHLKPSFAELDIWMNSEANCGKGYGTEALMLLGEYLNETLSIKKLIIAPSAKNKRAIRSYEKAGFKQSEKAMFEFLLPDFVSLYGSGDYGEENTAVMTKQLGL
- a CDS encoding GNAT family N-acetyltransferase; translated protein: MNIQLAKESSPNAYEAMTLRKQVLGSKINRKQEKKWTTYVAVEDGKVIGTASIQLYPFNFARVRQVAVAPEFQGKRVGNQLLDHCEAYAMEQGHSVIILTGRKNASIFYMKRDYRILLFPFKKHDINFFWMGKRLSEEAYS
- a CDS encoding EVE domain-containing protein, whose translation is MNYWIGVASKEHVEIGIVGGFAQLCHGKGAPLNRMKAGDWLIYYAPKKKLKTNERYQKFMAVGQVLTGEAYPVEMFPGFIPYRKNIAFLDVTCPLSLDSINRFPIWQEYRSKLRFGHFEIPEELFELIAFPMIEN
- a CDS encoding MarR family winged helix-turn-helix transcriptional regulator, producing MSDYTKELLKNLSIVGTAGSRLINTAMLKKKAPTQQLVLDLLLEEDGMTQGVLAELLDIRPSSLTEILNKLAQRGEIERREDPNDKRIKQVFITEKGRAKASPMKQKQDRSEEFFAGLSDEEQAELNQLLNKIQNGWGEDFCEFSDFPKLPFEMLGSMKDFREQFMKEFAGKDYHSMSAQERREFKREMREMKHAMRRQFDRRGGFNRKDFEGFYSDGSKEKNNCSDHFDKREDSEWDNW
- a CDS encoding pyridoxamine 5'-phosphate oxidase family protein → MNAENMFKEMMAQQQEIALATSVEGQPNVRIVNFLYDPERKVVYFSTFKGNEKVAELQKNPKVSFTTVIKGDESDHVRVLKGIAKPSEQSLQDLAEAWVAKMPFYAEIIESGAEQLQVYEIGFDQATVISGMTFRENVAV